Proteins encoded in a region of the Mycobacterium branderi genome:
- the nirB gene encoding nitrite reductase large subunit NirB — translation MASARNRCDDGHIRDVVVVGHGMVGHRFVEALRARDTHGLWRITVLAEEADAAYDRVGLTGYTEHWERRQLALPGNDYAGDARVRLRLNSRVVDIDRAARKVVTGSGEEFGYDKLVLATGSYAFVPPVPGHDLPGCHVYRTLDDLDAIRADAQRTLDAGHTKTAVVVGGGLLGLEAANALRGFGLQTHIVELAPRLMVQQLDEAGGALLGRMIAELGISVHLDVKTDWIESFEHLDGWRSLRVHLSDCEAIDAGLVIFAAGVRPRDELASAARLAIAERGGVLTDLSCRTSDFNIYAIGEVAAIEGRCYGLVGPGYTSAEVVADRLLDGAAEFPEPDMSTKLKLLGVDVASFGDAMGKTENCLEVVVNDAVNQTYAKLVLSDDAKTLLGGILVGDASAYGMLRPMVGEELPGDPLALISPAQSDSGAAALGVGALPGSAQICSCNNVTKADLCDAIAGGCTDVAGLKSCTKAGTSCGSCVPLLKQLLEAEGVEQSKALCEHFSQSRAELFEIISATSIRTFSGLLERFGTGMGCDICKPVVASILASTGSEHILDGEQAALQDSNDHFLANIQRNGSYSVVPRVPGGDIKPEHLILIGQIAQDFGLYTKITGGQRIDLFGARVDQLPAIWKRLVDAGMESGHAYGKALRTVKSCVGSDWCRYGQQDSVQLAIDLELRYRGLRAPHKIKMGVSGCARECAEARAKDVGVIATEKGWNLYVGGNGGMTPKHAQLLAGDLDEETLVRYIDRFLMFYIRTADRLQRTAPWIESLEGGLDHVREVVCDDSLGLAGEFEAAMERHVANYKCEWKGVLEDPDKLSRFVSFVNAPDAVDSTVTFTEYNGRKRPAPVPIGMPTMPA, via the coding sequence ATGGCTTCTGCCCGAAATCGCTGTGACGACGGCCATATTCGCGATGTCGTCGTGGTCGGGCACGGCATGGTGGGCCACCGTTTCGTGGAGGCGCTGCGGGCCCGCGACACCCACGGGTTGTGGCGAATCACCGTGCTGGCCGAGGAAGCCGACGCGGCATACGACCGCGTGGGTCTCACCGGTTACACCGAGCATTGGGAACGACGGCAGCTTGCCTTGCCCGGCAACGACTACGCCGGTGACGCGCGGGTCAGGCTGCGGCTGAACTCCCGGGTCGTCGACATCGACCGGGCCGCCCGAAAGGTGGTCACGGGCAGCGGCGAGGAGTTCGGTTACGACAAGCTGGTGCTGGCGACCGGGTCGTATGCGTTTGTCCCCCCGGTTCCCGGCCACGACCTGCCCGGTTGCCACGTGTACCGCACGCTCGACGACCTCGACGCAATTCGCGCCGACGCGCAGCGCACGCTCGACGCCGGCCACACCAAGACCGCCGTGGTCGTCGGCGGTGGACTGCTGGGGCTGGAGGCTGCGAACGCGCTGCGCGGGTTCGGGCTGCAGACCCACATCGTCGAGTTGGCGCCGCGACTGATGGTCCAGCAGCTCGACGAGGCGGGCGGGGCACTGTTGGGCCGCATGATCGCCGAGCTCGGGATCTCGGTGCATCTCGACGTGAAAACCGACTGGATCGAATCGTTCGAGCACCTGGACGGGTGGCGGTCGCTGCGGGTGCACCTGTCGGACTGCGAGGCTATCGACGCCGGGTTGGTGATCTTCGCCGCCGGCGTCCGGCCACGCGACGAGCTGGCCTCCGCGGCGCGGCTGGCGATCGCCGAGCGCGGCGGCGTGCTCACCGACTTATCGTGCCGGACAAGCGATTTCAACATCTACGCGATCGGTGAGGTAGCCGCTATCGAGGGCCGCTGCTACGGCCTGGTCGGGCCGGGCTACACCTCCGCCGAGGTGGTCGCCGATCGACTGCTGGACGGCGCGGCCGAATTTCCCGAGCCCGACATGTCGACCAAGCTCAAGCTGCTCGGCGTCGACGTGGCCAGCTTCGGCGACGCGATGGGCAAGACCGAGAACTGCCTCGAGGTCGTCGTCAACGACGCGGTGAACCAGACCTACGCCAAGCTGGTGCTCTCCGACGACGCCAAGACCCTGCTCGGCGGCATCCTGGTCGGCGACGCCTCCGCCTACGGCATGCTGCGGCCCATGGTCGGCGAGGAATTGCCCGGCGACCCGCTGGCGCTGATCTCGCCAGCCCAATCCGACAGCGGCGCAGCGGCTTTGGGAGTGGGCGCACTGCCCGGCTCGGCGCAGATCTGCTCGTGTAACAACGTCACCAAGGCTGACTTGTGCGACGCCATTGCCGGCGGCTGCACCGATGTGGCGGGCCTGAAGTCCTGTACCAAGGCCGGGACGTCGTGCGGCTCCTGCGTTCCGCTGCTCAAGCAGCTGCTCGAGGCCGAGGGTGTCGAGCAGTCCAAGGCGCTCTGCGAGCACTTCAGCCAATCCCGCGCCGAGCTTTTCGAAATCATCAGCGCCACGTCGATCCGCACGTTCTCCGGCCTGCTGGAACGTTTCGGCACCGGAATGGGTTGCGACATCTGCAAACCCGTCGTCGCCTCGATCTTGGCGTCCACTGGTTCCGAGCACATCCTCGACGGCGAGCAGGCGGCCCTGCAGGACTCCAACGACCACTTCCTGGCCAACATCCAGCGCAACGGCAGCTACTCGGTGGTTCCGCGAGTTCCCGGCGGCGACATCAAACCCGAACACTTGATCCTGATCGGCCAGATCGCCCAGGACTTCGGCTTGTACACAAAGATCACCGGCGGCCAGCGCATCGACCTGTTCGGCGCGCGGGTCGACCAATTGCCTGCCATCTGGAAGCGGCTGGTCGACGCCGGCATGGAATCCGGGCACGCCTACGGAAAAGCGTTGCGGACGGTGAAAAGCTGCGTGGGCAGCGACTGGTGCCGCTACGGACAACAGGATTCGGTACAGCTGGCCATCGACCTGGAACTGCGCTACCGCGGACTGCGCGCACCCCACAAGATCAAGATGGGTGTCTCGGGCTGCGCGCGCGAGTGCGCGGAGGCGCGCGCCAAGGACGTCGGCGTGATCGCGACCGAAAAAGGCTGGAACCTCTACGTCGGCGGCAACGGCGGGATGACGCCCAAGCATGCCCAGCTGCTGGCCGGCGACCTGGACGAGGAGACGCTGGTCCGCTACATCGACCGGTTCCTGATGTTCTACATCCGCACCGCCGACCGGTTGCAGCGCACCGCGCCGTGGATCGAATCACTCGAGGGCGGTTTGGATCACGTCCGCGAAGTGGTATGCGACGACTCGCTCGGTCTCGCCGGCGAATTCGAGGCCGCGATGGAGCGCCATGTCGCGAACTACAAATGCGAATGGAAAGGCGTGCTGGAGGATCCGGACAAGTTGTCACGGTTCGTGTCCTTCGTCAACGCTCCCGACGCCGTCGACTCGACGGTGACCTTCACCGAATACAACGGGCGCAAGAGGCCCGCCCCCGTTCCCATCGGTATGCCGACGATGCCGGCGTGA
- a CDS encoding Hsp20/alpha crystallin family protein: MSNVTLWSRPTWDTERWMREFFGPAAASDWFKPLNGFRPATEIVKDGDDAVVRVELPGVDVEKDVNVELDQGRLVIHGERRDEHAEDKDGRTLHEVRYGSFRRSFQLPAHVTSDALSASYDAGVLTVRVAGAYAGTQAKRIAISK; encoded by the coding sequence ATGAGCAACGTCACACTGTGGTCGCGACCCACTTGGGACACCGAGCGCTGGATGCGTGAATTCTTCGGTCCCGCAGCCGCGTCCGATTGGTTCAAGCCGCTCAACGGTTTTCGGCCCGCCACGGAGATCGTCAAGGACGGCGATGACGCGGTGGTCCGCGTGGAGCTGCCGGGGGTGGACGTCGAGAAGGACGTCAACGTCGAGCTCGACCAGGGTCGGCTGGTGATCCACGGCGAGCGTCGTGACGAGCACGCCGAGGACAAGGACGGCCGTACGCTGCACGAGGTCCGCTACGGCTCGTTCCGCCGGTCGTTCCAGTTGCCGGCACACGTCACCAGCGACGCACTATCGGCCTCCTACGACGCCGGCGTGCTCACCGTCCGGGTAGCCGGTGCATACGCCGGTACGCAGGCGAAGCGCATCGCGATCAGCAAGTAA
- a CDS encoding isocitrate lyase/PEP mutase family protein, with the protein MPAGRTLADRAAALLALHQPGNPVILPTVWDAWSARLATDAGFAALTVGSHPVADSVGKPDNEGMSFDDLLGRVAQITAAVDVPVSVDIESGYGLPAARLIDGLLGVGAVGLNIEDTVHSEGKRLRSASEHAELVGALRAAADAAGVHVVVNARTDLFLRKDGDESDRVERAVARLKEAAAAGADVLYPVGRHDPDTLRRLTSELPLPVNAIALPDQDDPASFGPLGVGRVSFGPFLQAALTTRAKEILARWA; encoded by the coding sequence ATGCCGGCAGGGCGCACACTCGCTGACCGGGCGGCCGCGTTGCTGGCGCTGCATCAGCCGGGTAACCCGGTGATCCTGCCGACGGTGTGGGACGCCTGGTCGGCGCGGCTGGCCACCGATGCCGGGTTCGCCGCGCTGACCGTCGGCAGCCATCCGGTCGCCGATTCCGTTGGCAAGCCCGACAACGAGGGCATGTCGTTCGACGACTTGTTGGGTCGGGTCGCGCAGATCACCGCCGCAGTGGACGTGCCGGTATCGGTGGACATCGAATCGGGTTACGGGCTGCCGGCGGCGCGGCTGATCGACGGGCTGCTCGGCGTTGGGGCAGTAGGGCTGAACATCGAAGACACCGTGCACAGCGAGGGTAAGCGACTGCGCTCAGCGAGTGAACACGCCGAACTCGTCGGCGCACTACGGGCCGCAGCCGACGCGGCGGGCGTGCACGTCGTGGTCAATGCCCGCACGGATTTGTTCCTACGCAAGGACGGCGACGAATCGGACCGCGTCGAGCGGGCGGTGGCGCGGTTGAAGGAGGCTGCGGCCGCGGGCGCCGACGTGCTCTATCCGGTGGGACGTCATGACCCGGATACGTTGCGGCGCTTGACCTCTGAGCTGCCGCTGCCGGTCAATGCGATCGCGTTGCCGGACCAGGACGATCCCGCGTCGTTTGGCCCGCTGGGCGTCGGGCGGGTCAGCTTCGGCCCGTTCCTGCAGGCCGCGCTGACGACCCGGGCCAAGGAGATCCTGGCCCGCTGGGCTTGA